From Toxorhynchites rutilus septentrionalis strain SRP chromosome 2, ASM2978413v1, whole genome shotgun sequence, a single genomic window includes:
- the LOC129766866 gene encoding golgin subfamily A member 6-like protein 26 → MKILLLICLLSASVCFGKPLDGFDLPYAAGDYSNIQAVNGLLRNELFDEIVPDEHLEDSYSKSDILVPNDLDNKEKFVAESQNSGDLENELLPPSDSESQDLRQAEEENEDWRTQEKLPQGEERSLIIRVRHKGYQKKIQKINIHHKDHLKEDRKTNVHLKENKETNVHHKGRLKEDKQTNDHHKETNIHHKDHLKEDQETNVFHKDHQGKDHNISVHHKSRLKEARETNVHHKGRLKEDKKTNDHHKDLLKKDKETNVLHKDHQGKDRKVSVHHMGRLMEAKETNVHHKDRLKEDKEINVHHKETNVHHKDHLKEDKETNVHHQDHLKEDSEINVHHKETNIHHKDHLKEDKETNVHHKDHLKEDQETNVFHKDHQGKDHNISVHHKSRLKEARETNVHHKGRLKEDKKTNDHHKDLLKKDKETNVLHKDHQGKDRKVSVHHMGRLMEAKETNVHHKDRLKEDKEINVHHKETNVHHKDHLKEDKETNVHHQDHLKEDSEINVHHKETNIHHKDHLKEDKETNVHHKDHLKEDQETNVFHKDHQGKDRKVSVHHKSRLKEARETNVHHKGRLKEEKKTNDHHQDHLKEDKETNVHRKDHLKEDKETNILHKDHQGKDRKVSVHHMGRLKEAKETNVHHKDRLKEDKEINVHHKETNAHHKDHLKEDKGTNAHHKDHLKEDQETNVHHKDLLKVDQETNVHHKVDHHKDHLKEDQKPKMLERRLLQIL, encoded by the exons ATGAAGATTCTGCTCTTGATTTGCTTATTATCGGCAAGCGTCTGCTTTGGCAAGCCCTTGGATGGGTTTGATCTTCCATATGCGGCTGGAGATTATTCCAACATTCAGGCTGTCAATGGTTTGTTGAGAAATGAACTTTTCGATGAAATAGTACCAGATGAGCATTTAGAGGACAGTTATTCTAAGTCAGACATTTTGGTGCCAAATGATTTGGATAACAAGGAGAAATTTGTGGCTGAATCGCAg AATTCCGGAGATCTCGAAAATGAACTGCTTCCACCGTCGGATTCAGAAAGTCAGGATCTAAGGCAGGCTGAAGAAGAAAACGAAGATTGGAGAACACAAGAAAAATTACCGCAAGGAGAAGAGCGATCTCTAATA ATCCGCGTCCGCCACAAGGGCTATCAGAAGAAGATACAGAAGATCAACATCCACCACAAGGACCATCTCAAGGAGGACAGGAAAACCAACGTCCATCTCAAGGAGAACAAGGAGACCAACGTCCACCACAAGGGCCGCCTCAAGGAGGACAAGCAGACCAACGACCACCACAAGGAGACCAACATCCACCACAAGGACCATCTCAAGGAGGACCAGGAGACCAACGTCTTCCACAAGGACCACCAGGGCAAGGATCACAATATCAGCGTCCACCACAAGAGCCGCCTCAAGGAGGCCAGGGAGACCAACGTCCACCACAAGGGCCGCCTCAAGGAGGACAAGAAGACCAACGACCACCACAAGGATCTCCTCAAGAAGGACAAGGAGACAAACGTCCTCCACAAGGACCACCAGGGCAAGGATCGCAAGGTCAGCGTCCACCACATGGGCCGCCTCATGGAGGCCAAGGAGACCAACGTCCACCACAAGGATCGCCTCAAGGAGGACAAGGAGATCAACGTCCACCACAAGGAGACCAACGTCCACCACAAGGATCACCTCAAGGAGGACAAGGAGACCAACGTCCACCACCAGGACCACCTCAAGGAGGACTCGGAGATCAACGTCCACCACAAGGAGACCAACATCCACCACAAGGACCACCTCAAGGAGGACAAGGAGACCAACGTCCACCACAAGGACCATCTCAAGGAGGACCAGGAGACCAACGTCTTCCACAAGGACCACCAGGGCAAGGATCACAATATCAGCGTCCACCACAAGAGCCGCCTCAAGGAGGCCAGGGAGACCAACGTCCACCACAAGGGCCGCCTCAAGGAGGACAAGAAGACCAACGACCACCACAAGGATCTCCTCAAGAAGGACAAGGAGACAAACGTCCTCCACAAGGACCACCAGGGCAAGGATCGCAAGGTCAGCGTCCACCACATGGGCCGCCTCATGGAGGCCAAGGAGACCAACGTCCACCACAAGGATCGCCTCAAGGAGGACAAGGAGATCAACGTCCACCACAAGGAGACCAACGTCCACCACAAGGATCACCTCAAGGAGGACAAGGAGACCAACGTCCACCACCAGGACCACCTCAAGGAGGACTCGGAGATCAACGTCCACCACAAGGAGACCAACATCCACCACAAGGACCACCTCAAGGAGGACAAGGAGACCAACGTCCACCACAAGGACCATCTCAAGGAGGACCAGGAGACCAACGTCTTCCACAAGGACCACCAGGGCAAGGATCGCAAGGTCAGCGTCCACCACAAGAGCCGCCTCAAGGAGGCCAGGGAGACCAACGTCCACCACAAGGGCCGCCTCAAGGAGGAAAAGAAGACCAACGACCACCATCAGGACCACCTCAAGGAGGACAAGGAGACCAACGTCCACCGCAAGGACCACCTCAAGGAGGACAAGGAGACCAACATCCTCCACAAGGACCACCAGGGCAAGGATCGCAAGGTCAGCGTCCACCACATGGGCCGCCTCAAGGAGGCCAAGGAGACCAACGTCCACCACAAGGATCGCCTCAAGGAGGACAAGGAGATCAACGTCCACCACAAGGAGACCAACGCCCACCACAAGGACCACCTCAAGGAGGACAAGGGAACCAACGCCCACCACAAGGACCACCTCAAGGAGGACCAGGAGACCAACGTCCACCACAAGGACCTCCTCAAGGTGGATCAGGAAACCAACGTCCACCACAAAGTGGACCATCACAAGGATCATCTCAAGGAGGACCAGAAGCCCAAGATGCTCGAGAGGAGATTGCTTCAAATACTGTGA
- the LOC129769805 gene encoding proline-rich protein 2-like — MKSLLLICLLWASVCFGKPLDGFDRPNATGNYSNIQAVDGLLRNESFDEVVPDEHLEDSNAKSDIVVPDDLDNEEEFMADWQNSGDLENELLPPSDSESQVLRQAEEENGDWRTQGELPQGEERSLIVQRPSPAEHGSAEQQETPQSHHGQASEEDPEIQRPPQGPSQGGAGDQRSLQWASEEDPDDQRPSQGPSQDEAGDQRPPQRASEEDPEDQRPSQGPSQGGIEDQRPPQGSPQGKQDLSIIFSIAGFSDQYPSFTSSRARRPTPTTRTTSRKTSRSTSTTKTASRKPRKPTSTTRTTSRKPWKPTSATRTTSKRTRRPTSITRSATRRSRRPTSITRITSRRTRKPTTNTRTI, encoded by the exons ATGAAGAGTCTGCTCTTGATTTGCTTACTATGGGCAAGTGTCTGCTTTGGCAAGCCCTTGGATGGGTTTGATCGCCCAAATGCGACTGGGAATTATTCCAACATTCAAGCTGTCGACGGTTTATTGAGAAATGAATCTTTCGACGAAGTAGTGCCAGATGAGCATTTAGAAGACAGTAATGCTAAGTCAGACATTGTGGTGCCAGATGATTTGGATAACGAGGAGGAATTCATGGCTGATTGGCAG AATTCCGGAGATCTCGAAAATGAACTGCTTCCACCATCGGACTCGGAAAGTCAGGTTCTAAGGCAGGCTGAAGAAGAAAACGGTGATTGGAGAACACAAGGAGAATTACCGCAAGGAGAAGAGCGATCTTTAATAGTACAGCGTCCTTCCCCAGCTGAACACGGATCAGCAGAACAACAGGAAACACCTCAAAGTCACCATGGACAAGCATCGGAAGAAGATCCAGAAATTCAACGTCCACCACAAGGCCCATCTCAAGGTGGAGCAGGAGACCAACGTTCACTACAATGGGCATCGGAAGAAGATCCAGATGATCAACGTCCATCACAAGGACCATCTCAAGATGAAGCAGGAGACCAACGTCCACCGCAAAGGGCATCGGAAGAAGATCCAGAAGATCAACGTCCATCACAAGGACCATCTCAAGGAGGGATAGAAGACCAACGTCCACCACAAGGGTCACCTCAAGGAAAACAAGacttatccattattttctcaatAGCTggttttagtgatcaatatcccTCGTTCACCTCAAGTAGGGCCAGAAGACCAACACCCACCACAAGAACCACCTCAAGGAAGACAAGTAGATCAACGTCCACCACAAAGACCGCCTCAAGGAAGCCAAGGAAACCAACGTCCACCACAAGGACCACCTCAAGGAAGCCATGGAAACCAACGTCAGCCACAAGAACTACCTCAAAGAGGACAAGGAGACCAACATCCATCACAAGATCCGCCACAAGGAGGTCAAGGAGACCAACGTCCATCACAAGGATTACCTCAAGAAGGACAAGGAAACCAACGACCAACACAAGGACCATCTGA
- the LOC129771458 gene encoding uncharacterized protein LOC129771458, translating to MNILLLICLLSASACFCKPSDGFPYEAEDYSYVQAVDGLLKDERLEDSYAKSEEQFVADPQNSGDLKNLLPSSSESLDLRQAEEQSGDWGTQENCRKEMSGL from the exons ATGAACATTCTGCTTTTGATTTGCTTGCTATCGGCAAGCGCCTGCTTCTGCAAGCCCTCGGATGGGTTTCCATATGAGGCTGAAGATTATTCCTACGTTCAAGCTGTCGATGGTTTGTTGAAGGATGAGCGTTTAGAGGACAGTTATGCTAAGTCAGAGGAGCAATTCGTGGCTGATCCGCag AATTCCGGAGATCTCAAAAATTTGCTGCCATCGAGCTCAGAAAGCCTGGATCTAAGACAAGCTGAAGAACAAAGCGGAGATTGGGGAACACAAGAGAATTGCCGCAAGGAGATGAGCGGTCTTTAA